The Prochlorococcus marinus CUG1417 genome includes the window TTCTTCTTTTGTTAAAAATTGCTCAACCTGTATTTTTTTTAACAGGTTAGCAACTCTAGTTTGCTTATGTCTTATAGTATGCCTTACTATCTCGGTCGGATGTGCAGTAAAAACTAAACGAATATCCATTTCCTGCAATAACGCCTCTAATCTTCCTGGAGGTACATTTAATTTTCTAAGCCTATAAAATAATTCTCTAAAAGTTACAGGAGCATTTTGCCTAGCCAATGCTGGGGCAAAAGGGTCAAGGTTGTCTGGAGATTTCTGAACATCCTTATTAGTAAAGCTTTGTATATATCTATCTTCTTCAACTCTTTGTTCCAAAATATTCACCAATTGAAAATATAATGAAAAGGCCCTTGCTGCCGCAATGGACTCTGCCAAATCCATAGAATTTACAATTTCAACTATTTCTTTTTTAAAAGTTTTTGAACTATCACCATCAATTTGTTTTGAATAACTTAATTCTTTAAGCTGTATCAATCTCTCTGCTTGATCAACTGGGCATTCTTCTCTGAGCACAGATTCCCATAGATCCTCTATCAAAAGACGATTTTTATCAAGTGGATCAATATTACTTATAAGATCCACATTATTATTTTTAATCTGTTGAAAAGATTCCATATAATCATTATGTCACAAGTAAAAATGTTCAGATCAAATATTTGTTTAAATAATCAAACACTATCCTCTTCATTCTTGATCATATCATCGATAGAAAATTTCATTATTTGTTCTATAGAAAAACCTTTTTTATATTGATTTATCCACTTCATAGATTGATTACCTTCTTCAAGCACCACATAGATAGGTTTCAAAAGATGTTGCATATTAAATTTTTCTGCAGTAGGTGATAAATCTGATAATAAATTTTGAATCCATTCTCTACAAATAACTTTTTTTCCATCTCTCCAGTGGATTAATTCTGAATTAAGACTATCTTTAGCAGCATTAATTTCATTTTTATCGCATATTTCTGATAATTCATCAATAGAAAAAATACTTGTAGTCAAAGGATCTAAAGTATTCATATTTTCAAAAAGATTTAGAATCCTTAGTTCTAGCATTGCCGTTATCCCTAGGAGCAAATTAATATCATGAACGAAATCACAAATTCTTAATTCCAAACGATCAAGAATTAAAGGCCTTTGAGGACCATTTGGACGAATTGAAGACCAAAAATGTCTGATATTTTGCATATTTTTATTAGCTATATTTTTCTCGATCCAATCGATATAGGAATTATGGTTAACAAAAAAAGGTACTTTTTGGGGTGTTTTAGGAAACTGCATCCATCTCTGTGAGTGGTTTTCCGTAATTTTATTATTTAAAAAAGGCGAACTAGCACTTATGGATAGGTACAAAGCAGCCTCAGACCTTATTAGTCTTATAGCAGCAAAAAGTTTATCTAAATCATCTATTCCTATATTTATATGTACGCTTGAAGTTGCAATAGATATTCCATAACTATCTTGTATGAATTGATGATAAACATTTTGAATATCAGATCGTTGAAATTGTATGTCATGTTTAAAACAGAGCGTGGATGAAGGAATAATTGTTAACTCTTTTTTGTTGAGCCATCGCCTTAACTTTTTTCTTGGATTTATTAATTTCTCGTACAAAAAATTGTAATCTTTTTCAGGTGTTGTTATGTATTCAACATTTCTGTTATCTGGCTCTTTTACAAAATCAGGAAATTTTTTCTCAATTTCTGCCGAAACACCAATATGAGAATTTAAAGAACCTGTGAAAAGTTCCACTTCAAAACCCTTATAAAGATTATTTTGAGTCATTTATTTATCCAAACAGGCCAATGCTTTTAATATCCCTTTTGCTTTATTTATCGTCTCTTGATATTCATTTTCAGGAGAAGAATCAGCAACAATTCCAGCTCCTGCTTGCACTGAAACATCATATTTCCCATCTCTTGAGGGTTTAACTATCATAGTTCTTATTGTAATTGCAGTATTTAATGCACCATTAATATCAATAGATCCGTAAACACCAGCATAAGGTCCTCTAGAATCTTTTTCAAAGTCCTTAATCAATTGCATAGCTCTTATTTTTGGCGCACCAGTTACTGTCCCAGCGGGAAAAGATGCTTTAAGTAAATCCCATACATCAGCATTGTTTTTTAAGATCCCCTCAACTTCACTAACTATATGCATAACGTGTGAATATTTTTCAATAACCATTAAATCCTTGACCTTCACAGTCCCAATTTCACAAACTCTCCCAAGATCATTTCTCCCAAGATCAATTAGCATTACGTGCTCAGCTATCTCTTTTGGATCTTTTAATAAATCCTTTTCTAATTCCAAGTCTTGTTGATTATCAATACCTCTAGGTCTTGTCCCAGCTATTGGTCTTAAGCTTGCAACAATCTGATTATTTTTATTTTTTTCAGCCTTAACCATTACTTCAGGACTTGAACCTATCAGATACCATGAGCCAAAATCAAAAAATGACATGTATGGAGAGGG containing:
- the gshA gene encoding glutamate--cysteine ligase, with translation MTQNNLYKGFEVELFTGSLNSHIGVSAEIEKKFPDFVKEPDNRNVEYITTPEKDYNFLYEKLINPRKKLRRWLNKKELTIIPSSTLCFKHDIQFQRSDIQNVYHQFIQDSYGISIATSSVHINIGIDDLDKLFAAIRLIRSEAALYLSISASSPFLNNKITENHSQRWMQFPKTPQKVPFFVNHNSYIDWIEKNIANKNMQNIRHFWSSIRPNGPQRPLILDRLELRICDFVHDINLLLGITAMLELRILNLFENMNTLDPLTTSIFSIDELSEICDKNEINAAKDSLNSELIHWRDGKKVICREWIQNLLSDLSPTAEKFNMQHLLKPIYVVLEEGNQSMKWINQYKKGFSIEQIMKFSIDDMIKNEEDSV